A window from Actinomycetospora corticicola encodes these proteins:
- a CDS encoding DinB family protein, producing MAGFVLGDRPDPPIAAPEADTLVGFLEFQRATFAWKCGGLDGAGLATRVGVSTMTLGGLLGHLTAVEDSWFTDDFAGRSVATADDPWAATAAPDVLRSQWRAAVDRSRAVVAEALREQGLDAVARDPKPPERPVTLRWILVHMIEEYARHNGHADLLREAVDGETGE from the coding sequence ATGGCCGGATTCGTGCTCGGGGACCGCCCCGACCCGCCGATCGCCGCCCCCGAGGCGGACACCCTGGTCGGCTTCCTGGAGTTCCAGCGCGCGACGTTCGCGTGGAAGTGCGGCGGTCTCGACGGGGCGGGGCTCGCGACGAGGGTCGGGGTCTCGACCATGACGCTGGGCGGTCTGCTCGGACACCTGACGGCGGTGGAGGACTCCTGGTTCACCGACGACTTCGCGGGCCGGTCGGTCGCCACCGCGGACGACCCGTGGGCCGCCACCGCCGCGCCGGACGTGCTGCGGTCGCAGTGGCGTGCGGCCGTCGACCGCTCCCGGGCCGTGGTGGCCGAGGCGCTGCGGGAGCAGGGGCTCGACGCGGTCGCCCGCGATCCGAAGCCGCCGGAGCGGCCGGTCACGCTGCGCTGGATCCTCGTGCACATGATCGAGGAGTACGCGCGGCACAACGGCCACGCCGACCTGCTTCGCGAGGCGGTGGACGGCGAGACGGGGGAGTGA
- a CDS encoding M20/M25/M40 family metallo-hydrolase, producing the protein MSRALDLARALVRLDTRGGGERVAADLVAERLADAGLRVDLDEPQAGRANVVARTRDVRATDRPVPVTLSGHLDTVPADDAVWSFDPLAGDVVDGRLRGRGASDMKGGVAAMIEAATVHARDGGGDLQLVFTFGEETGCDGARALDRTLLAPSPLLVVGEMTGGRPLLGHKGALWLRLVARGVPAHGSRPELGHNALVDLARAALAVHAHDDWPVSDTHGPMTANVGTFHAGVVPNVVPDRAEMCVDLRLVPGTDADAVVATIGGLVGDDVAVERLVDLPVVDTDPATVSHARRLLGGEREPGYATYFTDAAVLAGALGGAGVIICGPGDPDQAHVTDETCSVARVEEAVAAYGRLLAGG; encoded by the coding sequence GTGAGCCGTGCCCTCGACCTCGCCCGCGCCCTCGTCCGGCTCGACACCCGCGGCGGGGGTGAGCGGGTCGCCGCCGACCTGGTCGCCGAGCGGCTCGCCGACGCCGGGCTCCGGGTCGACCTCGACGAACCGCAGGCGGGGCGGGCGAACGTCGTCGCCCGGACCCGGGACGTCCGCGCCACCGATCGCCCCGTCCCGGTGACCCTGTCCGGCCACCTCGACACGGTGCCCGCGGACGACGCCGTCTGGTCCTTCGACCCGTTGGCCGGGGACGTCGTCGACGGGCGGCTGCGCGGCCGCGGCGCGAGCGACATGAAGGGCGGGGTCGCGGCGATGATCGAGGCGGCCACCGTCCACGCCCGGGACGGCGGCGGCGACCTCCAGCTCGTGTTCACCTTCGGCGAGGAGACGGGGTGCGACGGGGCCCGGGCGCTCGACCGGACGCTGCTCGCCCCGTCGCCGCTGCTCGTGGTCGGCGAGATGACCGGCGGTCGGCCCCTCCTGGGACACAAGGGGGCGCTGTGGTTGCGGCTGGTCGCGCGCGGCGTCCCCGCCCACGGGTCGCGCCCGGAGCTGGGACACAACGCTCTGGTCGACCTCGCCCGCGCGGCGCTGGCCGTGCACGCCCACGACGACTGGCCGGTCAGCGACACCCACGGCCCCATGACGGCGAACGTCGGCACCTTCCACGCGGGGGTCGTGCCGAACGTGGTGCCCGACCGCGCCGAGATGTGCGTCGACCTGCGCCTCGTGCCCGGGACCGACGCGGACGCGGTCGTCGCCACGATCGGCGGGCTCGTCGGCGACGACGTCGCCGTCGAGCGCCTGGTCGACCTCCCCGTCGTCGACACCGACCCCGCGACGGTGTCCCACGCCCGCCGTCTCCTCGGCGGCGAACGGGAGCCCGGGTACGCCACGTACTTCACCGACGCCGCCGTCCTCGCCGGCGCGCTCGGCGGGGCCGGCGTGATCATCTGCGGCCCCGGTGACCCGGACCAGGCCCACGTCACCGACGAGACCTGCTCGGTCGCCCGGGTCGAGGAGGCGGTCGCCGCGTACGGGCGGCTGCTCGCAGGCGGGTGA
- a CDS encoding L,D-transpeptidase — protein MRATVRTFATLLASAALVLLPTTTASASPVLPPAPPAPVPVAPAAPAPVSPTPCAITAKACMDLSSRQAWLTDGAGHITYGPVAARGGKKGAATPVGTFHVLYRDKDHYSREFDAPMPYSVFFYPGDAFHEDNPNVASNGCIHLRAASAEKFYDTLRTGDEVQVVS, from the coding sequence GTGCGTGCCACCGTCCGGACGTTCGCGACCCTGCTCGCGTCCGCCGCCCTCGTCCTGCTGCCGACGACCACCGCGTCGGCGAGCCCCGTCCTGCCGCCCGCGCCGCCCGCCCCGGTGCCCGTCGCCCCGGCCGCGCCGGCGCCCGTGTCGCCCACCCCCTGCGCGATCACGGCGAAGGCCTGCATGGACCTGTCGTCGCGCCAGGCCTGGCTCACCGACGGCGCCGGCCACATCACCTACGGGCCGGTCGCCGCCCGCGGCGGGAAGAAGGGGGCCGCGACCCCGGTCGGCACCTTCCACGTGCTCTATCGCGACAAGGACCACTACAGCCGCGAGTTCGACGCCCCGATGCCGTACTCGGTGTTCTTCTACCCGGGCGACGCCTTCCACGAGGACAACCCGAACGTCGCGTCCAACGGCTGCATCCACCTGCGCGCCGCGTCGGCGGAGAAGTTCTACGACACCCTGCGGACCGGCGACGAGGTCCAGGTCGTCTCCTGA
- a CDS encoding enoyl-CoA hydratase/isomerase family protein, whose amino-acid sequence MSDGPLHLHDDGAVRVLTLDVPERRNALTVPLRRELRAALEAAHLDDGCRALVVTGAGKHFSSGGDVSSMPQGDRADARDRLHLIADVISLLVEGPLPVVAAVEGAAVGAGTSVVAACDYVVAGRSSRYGAIFGRLGLVADSGLFWTLPRKVGAGPARRLLLRGRLFDGAEAERLGLVDELVDDGSALDVAVERAQEMAAAAPLALAATKRILANPPTSLAEALHVEETTQVGMFETEDFAEGRAAFLEKRTAQFRGR is encoded by the coding sequence ATGAGCGACGGTCCCCTGCACCTCCACGACGACGGGGCGGTGCGGGTCCTCACCCTCGACGTCCCCGAGCGCCGGAACGCCCTCACCGTGCCCCTGCGCCGCGAGCTGCGCGCCGCGCTCGAGGCCGCCCATCTCGACGACGGGTGCCGGGCGCTCGTGGTGACCGGCGCCGGGAAGCACTTCAGCTCGGGGGGCGACGTCTCCTCGATGCCGCAGGGCGACCGCGCGGACGCCCGCGACCGGTTGCACCTAATCGCCGACGTCATCTCGCTGCTCGTCGAGGGCCCGCTACCCGTGGTGGCGGCGGTCGAGGGGGCCGCGGTGGGAGCCGGCACGTCGGTGGTCGCGGCGTGCGACTACGTCGTGGCCGGCCGGAGCTCGCGGTACGGCGCGATCTTCGGCCGCCTCGGGCTGGTCGCCGACTCCGGGCTCTTCTGGACCCTGCCGCGCAAGGTGGGCGCCGGACCGGCCCGCCGTCTGCTGCTGCGCGGCCGGTTGTTCGACGGGGCGGAGGCGGAGCGACTGGGCCTCGTCGACGAGCTCGTCGACGACGGGTCGGCGCTGGACGTCGCGGTGGAGCGTGCGCAGGAGATGGCGGCGGCCGCGCCGTTGGCCCTCGCGGCCACCAAGCGGATCCTCGCGAACCCGCCCACCAGCCTCGCCGAGGCGCTGCACGTCGAGGAGACCACGCAGGTCGGGATGTTCGAGACCGAGGACTTCGCCGAGGGCCGCGCGGCGTTCCTGGAGAAGCGCACGGCGCAGTTCCGGGGCCGCTGA
- a CDS encoding cation diffusion facilitator family transporter, translating into MTARNDAPSALVPPPEDPTDEGRDAEDSSSGQSTLSVILAFAANAAVGVLKLVAGLLTGSSAMLAEAAHSAADCVTEVLLFTALRRSGKRADRAHPFGYGKERFFWAMIASVSVFVVGATYSVYEGITTIIENAPDPAEEQYAWVAYSVLGLSAIIEGISWQQALRQCLRERTELKLSLARYLRLSDDPTVKSVLFEDTAALVGLLFAAVGVVLHQETGSSIWDGIASIMIGLLLAVVAVILGRTNKNLLIGRAAEPRVTKAIYDHLDAAPEVTAVVDLQTMLTGTDSVLLCARVDFRDELSVGDLERACVRLDDELRERFGDLDQVFLEPVPREDEDLRRAVLERFGTSLAEWRAEQDRLGG; encoded by the coding sequence ATGACCGCGAGGAACGACGCGCCCTCGGCGCTCGTGCCGCCCCCGGAGGACCCGACCGACGAGGGCCGTGACGCCGAGGACTCGTCGTCGGGACAGAGCACGCTGTCGGTGATCCTCGCCTTCGCGGCGAACGCCGCGGTGGGCGTGCTCAAGCTCGTCGCAGGCCTGCTCACCGGCTCGTCGGCGATGCTCGCCGAGGCGGCCCACTCGGCGGCCGACTGCGTCACCGAGGTGCTGCTCTTCACCGCGCTGCGCCGTTCGGGCAAGCGGGCCGACCGGGCGCACCCCTTCGGCTACGGCAAGGAGCGCTTCTTCTGGGCGATGATCGCCTCGGTCTCGGTGTTCGTCGTCGGCGCCACGTACTCGGTCTACGAGGGCATCACGACGATCATCGAGAACGCGCCCGACCCGGCCGAGGAGCAGTACGCCTGGGTCGCCTACTCCGTGCTCGGGCTCTCCGCGATCATCGAGGGGATCTCCTGGCAGCAGGCGCTGCGGCAGTGCCTGCGCGAGCGCACGGAGCTGAAGCTCTCGCTCGCGCGCTACCTGCGCCTCTCCGACGACCCGACGGTCAAGAGCGTGCTCTTCGAGGACACCGCCGCGCTCGTCGGTCTGCTCTTCGCCGCGGTCGGGGTCGTGCTCCACCAGGAGACCGGCTCCTCGATCTGGGACGGCATCGCCTCGATCATGATCGGCCTGCTGCTGGCCGTCGTCGCCGTCATCCTCGGGCGGACCAACAAGAACCTCCTCATCGGCCGCGCCGCGGAGCCGCGCGTGACCAAGGCGATCTACGACCACCTCGACGCCGCCCCGGAGGTCACCGCGGTCGTCGACCTGCAGACCATGCTCACCGGCACCGACTCGGTCCTGCTGTGCGCCCGCGTCGACTTCCGGGACGAGCTCTCGGTCGGCGACCTCGAGCGGGCCTGCGTCCGGCTCGACGACGAGCTGCGGGAGCGCTTCGGCGACCTCGACCAGGTCTTCCTGGAGCCCGTCCCCCGCGAGGACGAGGACCTCCGGCGGGCCGTCCTGGAGAGGTTCGGCACCTCCCTCGCCGAGTGGCGGGCGGAGCAGGACAGACTCGGCGGATGA
- a CDS encoding TIGR02206 family membrane protein, whose product MSTFVPWGTSHVVVVVLTVVGAVALVPFARRAPAPVVGKLERTLAVLLVLTTLAYQIYAFEPARAGQTLPLWLSDLVPYVAAYALWSGRQWAYGMTYYWALTLTVQAIATPALGGPDFPAPSFLAFFTAHVLPIWAAVLLTWGRRRRPGWTDYGRTVAATLVWAAVAQPVNLLTGANYGYLDRKPDAASILDLFGPYPTYLLVEAVVVLAVWALITFPWTALAARPGGAIPGQRELSGG is encoded by the coding sequence GTGAGCACCTTCGTGCCCTGGGGGACGTCGCACGTCGTCGTCGTGGTCCTCACCGTCGTCGGGGCGGTCGCGCTGGTGCCGTTCGCGCGGAGGGCGCCCGCACCCGTCGTCGGGAAACTGGAGCGGACGCTCGCGGTCCTGCTCGTGCTGACCACGCTGGCGTACCAGATCTACGCGTTCGAGCCCGCTCGGGCGGGTCAGACGCTGCCGCTCTGGCTCTCCGACCTCGTGCCCTACGTCGCGGCCTACGCCCTGTGGAGCGGGCGGCAGTGGGCCTACGGGATGACCTACTACTGGGCGCTGACGCTCACCGTCCAGGCCATCGCCACGCCGGCCCTCGGCGGCCCGGACTTCCCGGCCCCGAGCTTCCTCGCCTTCTTCACCGCACACGTGCTGCCGATCTGGGCCGCGGTGCTGCTGACGTGGGGCCGGCGTCGGCGGCCGGGCTGGACCGACTACGGGCGGACCGTCGCGGCGACCCTCGTCTGGGCCGCGGTCGCGCAACCGGTCAACCTGCTCACCGGTGCCAACTACGGCTACCTCGACCGCAAGCCCGACGCCGCCTCCATCCTCGACCTCTTCGGGCCCTACCCGACGTACCTGCTGGTGGAGGCGGTCGTGGTGCTCGCGGTCTGGGCACTGATCACGTTCCCCTGGACGGCCCTGGCCGCTCGGCCGGGCGGAGCGATCCCGGGTCAACGGGAGCTCAGCGGCGGGTGA
- a CDS encoding substrate-binding domain-containing protein, whose translation MTEQPAAFRLGHVPGVTPDKWARMWAERRPQVPLEVGLGTTDEVVARIRGGELDAGLVRLPIDRTGLHAIPLYTEVTVVVVPKDHVVTAAEEATLDDLADEIVQRPQDDTLPWTERPGRAAVSDPETTADAIELVAAGVGVLVLPLSLARLHHRRDLTHRPLTDAPTSAVALTWPDAENSEDMEEFIGIVRGRTVNSSRTPRSEEKPRTSEKRRTVEKRRPPRRPPRRR comes from the coding sequence GTGACCGAGCAGCCCGCCGCCTTCCGGCTCGGCCACGTCCCGGGCGTCACGCCCGACAAGTGGGCGCGGATGTGGGCCGAGCGTCGTCCGCAGGTCCCGCTGGAGGTCGGCCTCGGGACCACCGACGAGGTCGTGGCGCGGATCCGGGGCGGAGAGCTCGACGCCGGCCTGGTCCGGCTGCCGATCGACCGGACCGGGCTCCACGCGATCCCGCTCTACACCGAGGTCACGGTGGTCGTGGTGCCGAAGGACCACGTGGTCACCGCGGCCGAGGAGGCCACGCTCGACGACCTCGCCGACGAGATCGTCCAACGTCCGCAGGACGACACCCTCCCCTGGACCGAGCGGCCCGGCCGCGCCGCGGTGTCCGACCCGGAGACCACCGCCGACGCGATCGAGCTCGTCGCCGCCGGCGTCGGGGTGCTGGTCCTCCCCCTGTCGCTGGCCCGCCTGCACCACCGCCGCGACCTCACCCACCGGCCCCTCACCGATGCTCCGACCTCGGCGGTCGCGCTCACGTGGCCGGACGCGGAGAACAGCGAGGACATGGAGGAGTTCATCGGCATCGTCCGCGGACGCACGGTGAACAGCTCCCGGACCCCGCGGTCCGAGGAGAAGCCGCGCACCTCGGAGAAGCGGCGGACCGTGGAGAAGCGCCGTCCGCCCCGCCGCCCCCCGCGCCGCCGATGA
- a CDS encoding DUF5997 family protein, with translation MARQTQTMKPATAAKKLGVLLEATPAEFQEGVVSREELDALQADPPEWLRDLRRDGPHPRPVVADRLGVSISGLARAEITEPLTTEQIAAIKEEQPEWLRNERNLRAETQREEARLKAEKAGQAERPRRARA, from the coding sequence ATGGCCCGCCAGACGCAGACGATGAAACCCGCGACGGCGGCGAAGAAGCTCGGTGTACTGCTCGAGGCGACGCCCGCCGAGTTCCAGGAGGGCGTGGTCTCCCGCGAGGAGCTCGACGCCCTGCAGGCCGACCCGCCGGAGTGGCTGCGCGACCTGCGTCGCGACGGTCCGCACCCGCGTCCCGTCGTCGCCGACCGGCTGGGCGTGTCGATCTCGGGGCTGGCGCGCGCGGAGATCACCGAGCCGCTCACCACCGAGCAGATCGCGGCCATCAAGGAGGAGCAGCCCGAGTGGCTGCGCAACGAGCGGAACCTGCGCGCCGAGACCCAGCGCGAGGAGGCCCGGCTCAAGGCCGAGAAGGCGGGGCAGGCCGAGCGGCCGAGGAGGGCGAGGGCCTGA
- a CDS encoding cold shock domain-containing protein, with the protein MPQGTVRWFDVERGFGFLAPDEGPDVFVHASAVLGDGTVLREGQAVEFEMGENDRGPQALRVRVTGDVAADSALGVLGTVTWYEPAKGYGFASPDGGGADVFVHSSAIVTGGVVAEGQRVAFVVVEGERGPQAGHVIPLGPEAGAPAATGSATGTGDGADGTVAWYDEDKGFGFITPDSGDGDVFVHARALDEGLTWLAEGDRVAFDVAAGDKGPQARNVGLVRGAAEPQAAPQRPAPAAKPPSKNVPARGGEGVVARYDADRGFGFITPDAGGDDLFLHVSVIVGSESLEKGDRVRYKVRQSDRGPQADRVERL; encoded by the coding sequence ATGCCGCAGGGAACCGTCCGTTGGTTCGACGTCGAGCGGGGGTTCGGCTTCCTCGCCCCCGACGAGGGCCCGGACGTGTTCGTGCACGCCTCCGCGGTCCTCGGGGACGGGACGGTGCTGCGCGAGGGCCAGGCCGTCGAGTTCGAGATGGGCGAGAACGACCGCGGCCCCCAGGCGCTCCGCGTCCGCGTCACCGGCGACGTCGCCGCCGACAGCGCCCTGGGGGTGCTCGGCACCGTCACCTGGTACGAGCCGGCCAAGGGGTACGGCTTCGCGTCGCCGGACGGCGGCGGCGCCGACGTCTTCGTGCACAGCTCCGCGATCGTGACCGGCGGGGTGGTCGCCGAGGGGCAGCGGGTGGCCTTCGTCGTGGTCGAGGGCGAGCGCGGCCCGCAGGCCGGGCACGTGATCCCGCTGGGACCGGAGGCCGGCGCCCCCGCCGCGACCGGCAGCGCGACCGGCACCGGCGACGGCGCCGACGGCACGGTGGCCTGGTATGACGAGGACAAGGGGTTCGGCTTCATCACCCCCGACTCCGGCGACGGGGACGTCTTCGTCCACGCCCGGGCGCTGGACGAGGGGCTGACCTGGCTCGCGGAGGGCGACCGGGTCGCCTTCGACGTGGCCGCCGGGGACAAGGGCCCGCAGGCCCGGAACGTCGGCCTGGTCCGAGGCGCCGCCGAGCCGCAGGCCGCCCCGCAGCGGCCGGCACCCGCTGCGAAGCCGCCGTCGAAGAACGTGCCTGCGCGCGGCGGCGAGGGCGTCGTCGCGCGCTACGACGCCGACCGCGGTTTCGGCTTCATCACCCCGGACGCCGGCGGCGACGACCTCTTCCTCCACGTGTCCGTCATCGTGGGGTCGGAGTCGCTGGAGAAGGGCGACCGGGTCCGCTACAAGGTGCGGCAGAGCGACCGGGGCCCGCAGGCCGACCGCGTCGAGCGCCTCTGA
- a CDS encoding M20/M25/M40 family metallo-hydrolase — protein MGAAEDEVVQLTSELIQIDSSNTGELETTTGEAEAARYVDAKLREAGYETEIVESGAPGRDNVFCRLEGADRSRPALLVHGHLDVVPFNAEEWSVHPLSGAVQEGYVWGRGAVDMKDMDAMILALARQFKAEGIVPPRDIVFAFLADEEAGGAYGSHWLAEHRPDLFEGCSEALGEVGGFSVTLGEDVRVYPVMTAEKSIAWMKLRVRSRPGHGSMIHDENAVTILSEAVARLGRHRFPLTLTESVQGFFDEVTRLTGIEFPTDSAAALDGAVAKLGGVARVVGATTRDTANPTMLQAGYKANVIPSTAEATVDCRVLPGRQEAFERELDEILGPDVEREWIRNLPAVETEFSGDLVDCITTAVQAEDGDARTLPYMMSGGTDAKAFEQLGMRCFGFAPLRLPPDLDFTALFHGIDERVPVDALQFGVRVLERILRTC, from the coding sequence ATGGGTGCCGCCGAGGACGAGGTCGTGCAGCTCACGAGCGAGCTGATCCAGATCGACAGCAGCAACACCGGCGAGCTGGAGACGACGACGGGGGAGGCCGAGGCCGCCCGGTACGTCGACGCGAAGCTGCGCGAGGCCGGGTACGAGACCGAGATCGTCGAGTCCGGCGCGCCGGGCCGCGACAACGTCTTCTGCCGCCTCGAGGGCGCGGACCGGTCGCGGCCGGCGCTGCTGGTGCACGGCCACCTCGACGTGGTGCCGTTCAACGCCGAGGAGTGGTCGGTCCACCCGCTCTCCGGCGCGGTCCAGGAGGGCTACGTCTGGGGCCGCGGCGCGGTCGACATGAAGGACATGGACGCGATGATCCTGGCGCTCGCGCGTCAGTTCAAAGCTGAGGGGATCGTGCCCCCGCGCGACATCGTTTTCGCGTTCCTCGCCGACGAGGAGGCCGGCGGCGCGTACGGGTCGCACTGGCTCGCCGAGCACCGTCCCGACCTGTTCGAGGGCTGCTCCGAGGCGCTCGGCGAGGTCGGCGGCTTCTCGGTGACGCTCGGGGAGGACGTCCGCGTCTACCCCGTCATGACGGCGGAGAAGTCGATCGCCTGGATGAAGCTGCGGGTGCGCTCGCGCCCCGGGCACGGGTCGATGATCCACGACGAGAACGCCGTGACGATCCTGTCCGAGGCCGTCGCGCGCCTCGGCCGGCACCGCTTCCCGCTGACGCTCACCGAGTCGGTGCAGGGCTTCTTCGACGAGGTCACCCGCCTGACCGGCATCGAGTTCCCCACCGACTCGGCGGCCGCGCTCGACGGTGCCGTCGCGAAGCTCGGCGGGGTCGCCCGCGTGGTCGGCGCGACCACCCGCGACACCGCCAACCCGACGATGCTGCAGGCCGGCTACAAGGCCAACGTCATCCCGTCGACCGCCGAGGCGACCGTCGACTGCCGCGTCCTGCCGGGCCGTCAGGAGGCCTTCGAGCGGGAGCTCGACGAGATCCTCGGTCCCGACGTCGAGCGCGAGTGGATCCGCAACCTCCCCGCCGTCGAGACCGAGTTCTCCGGCGACCTGGTCGACTGCATCACCACCGCGGTGCAGGCCGAGGACGGCGACGCCCGCACGCTGCCCTACATGATGTCCGGCGGGACCGACGCGAAGGCGTTCGAGCAGCTCGGGATGCGCTGCTTCGGGTTCGCGCCCCTGCGGCTGCCCCCGGACCTCGACTTCACGGCGCTCTTCCACGGCATCGACGAGCGGGTGCCGGTCGACGCGCTGCAGTTCGGTGTCCGCGTGCTGGAGAGGATTCTGAGGACGTGCTGA
- a CDS encoding SDR family NAD(P)-dependent oxidoreductase, with protein MLTALVTGGASGIGEAVSRRLAAAGAKVGVVDRDAVAASRVAAEIEGLAVACDVTSESALSSAFAEVESWGGRLDVVHLNAGSVGGQSGITDLDVAAYRTVLGVNVDHVVFGLNAAVPALRRAGGGTIIATASLAGLVPLPGDAIYTLTKHAVVGYVRSAAATLAPEGIRAMALCPGFADTALIAHIKEQFGDFPLLTPGDVADAVDAMLDRGEPGECWYVQPGREPGPYGFRGVPGPRTGDAPPSLSWEG; from the coding sequence GTGCTGACCGCACTGGTGACCGGTGGGGCCTCGGGGATCGGCGAGGCGGTGTCGCGGCGGTTGGCCGCCGCGGGCGCGAAGGTCGGCGTCGTCGACCGGGACGCCGTGGCCGCCTCCCGGGTGGCCGCCGAGATCGAGGGGCTCGCCGTGGCGTGCGACGTCACCTCCGAGTCGGCCCTCTCGAGCGCGTTCGCCGAGGTCGAGTCCTGGGGCGGGCGGCTCGACGTCGTGCACCTCAACGCGGGCTCCGTCGGCGGGCAGTCGGGGATCACCGACCTCGACGTCGCGGCCTACCGCACGGTGCTCGGCGTCAACGTCGACCACGTCGTGTTCGGGCTGAACGCCGCCGTGCCGGCCCTCCGTCGCGCCGGCGGCGGGACGATCATCGCGACGGCGTCCCTCGCGGGCCTGGTCCCGCTGCCGGGCGACGCGATCTACACGCTCACCAAGCACGCCGTGGTCGGCTACGTCCGATCGGCCGCGGCGACGCTCGCGCCGGAGGGCATCCGCGCGATGGCGCTGTGCCCCGGGTTCGCCGACACCGCGCTCATCGCGCACATCAAGGAGCAGTTCGGCGACTTCCCGCTCCTGACGCCGGGCGACGTCGCCGACGCGGTCGACGCCATGCTCGACCGCGGCGAGCCAGGGGAGTGCTGGTACGTGCAGCCCGGACGCGAGCCGGGGCCGTACGGCTTCCGCGGGGTGCCGGGGCCGCGGACGGGCGACGCACCTCCTTCGTTGTCCTGGGAGGGCTGA
- a CDS encoding zinc-binding dehydrogenase, with protein sequence MRGWTVTSFGEPREVLSLTDLPEPAPDSGRRVVRVEASSVNFADILYCRGTYQEKPPLPFTPGLEVAGVDVETGERVFGPAAMPHGGYAEYAALSWAYPWPEGMSAAQASGFWVAYQTGWCALHHRTSLSAGDTLLVHAAAGGVGAAAVQLGKAAGARVIATVGSADKEAVARRCGADEVLVLDAEATALIPAVKELTDGRGVDVVYDPVGGDTFDASRRVVAWEGRILVIGFAGGRIADAPTNHALVKNYDVVGVHWAAYQKRSPELIDAWQRELESLWARRAIDPLVGAEYTLEQLPDALDAIAARTTTGRVVVTP encoded by the coding sequence GTGCGCGGCTGGACGGTCACGTCGTTCGGGGAGCCGCGGGAGGTCCTGTCGCTGACGGATCTCCCGGAGCCTGCACCGGATTCCGGACGGCGGGTGGTGCGGGTCGAGGCGTCCTCGGTCAACTTCGCCGACATCCTGTACTGCCGCGGCACGTACCAGGAGAAGCCGCCGCTGCCGTTCACGCCGGGCCTCGAGGTGGCGGGCGTCGACGTGGAGACCGGCGAGCGGGTGTTCGGCCCGGCGGCGATGCCGCACGGCGGGTACGCGGAGTACGCGGCCCTGTCGTGGGCCTACCCGTGGCCCGAGGGCATGTCGGCGGCGCAGGCGTCCGGGTTCTGGGTGGCCTACCAGACCGGGTGGTGCGCGCTGCACCACCGGACGTCGCTCTCGGCGGGCGACACGCTGCTGGTGCACGCGGCCGCCGGAGGCGTGGGCGCGGCGGCGGTGCAGCTGGGGAAGGCGGCGGGCGCGCGGGTGATCGCGACCGTGGGGTCGGCCGACAAGGAGGCCGTGGCCCGTCGCTGTGGCGCCGACGAGGTGCTGGTGCTGGACGCCGAGGCGACCGCGCTGATCCCGGCGGTGAAGGAGCTGACCGACGGCCGCGGGGTGGACGTGGTCTACGACCCGGTCGGAGGCGACACCTTCGACGCCTCCCGCCGTGTCGTGGCGTGGGAGGGCCGCATCCTCGTCATCGGGTTCGCGGGCGGGCGGATCGCCGACGCCCCGACCAACCACGCGCTCGTGAAGAACTACGACGTCGTGGGCGTGCACTGGGCGGCCTACCAGAAGCGCTCGCCGGAGCTGATCGACGCGTGGCAGCGGGAGCTGGAGTCCCTGTGGGCCCGCCGCGCCATCGACCCGCTCGTGGGCGCGGAGTACACGCTGGAGCAGCTCCCGGACGCGCTGGACGCGATCGCCGCCCGCACGACGACGGGGCGGGTCGTCGTCACGCCGTGA
- a CDS encoding DUF5703 family protein, whose protein sequence is MTLEAGVVDGDWEYQPIRLPRDVSRLNATAELGLRAQFGGWELARTLLYADGTRKVWLRRKLSRMREAVSV, encoded by the coding sequence ATGACCCTCGAGGCCGGCGTCGTCGACGGTGACTGGGAGTACCAGCCGATCCGCCTGCCGCGCGACGTGTCGCGGCTCAACGCCACGGCCGAGCTCGGCCTTCGGGCGCAGTTCGGCGGGTGGGAGCTGGCGCGGACGCTGCTCTACGCGGACGGCACCCGGAAGGTGTGGCTGCGCCGGAAGCTCTCGCGGATGCGCGAGGCCGTGTCGGTCTGA